Part of the Capsicum annuum cultivar UCD-10X-F1 chromosome 12, UCD10Xv1.1, whole genome shotgun sequence genome is shown below.
caatcaaattAAGAGTGCCTTTAGGAGGGGTTAGCGTAGAGAGAGTATAGATATGTAAAGATTGGAGCACACTATTAATTAAGACGATTTTACCACCATAAGACAGAAGCTTACCATGCCAACCATTAAGTCTTTTAATACCATGAAATCAAAATACTCAATCTTTTTTCGGCCAACATATAAAggacaaccaagataagtgaaaGAGAAGCTTTTATCCATGAAACCAGAGCATTTTCTAATTCTATTAATCCTTTGTACAAAAGTTTTAGGAGAAGGAAAGAAGAAACTTTTATCAGTATTAACCAATTGTCTAGAGCAATTTTCATACTCATTAATAGTATCCATGATGAGACTTAAGGAAGAAGATATACCGCTACAAAAAATAACGATGTCATCTGCGTAGgctaaataattaataacatgacaaTTAAGGGGCATTGAAAAGGGAATGAACTTATCATGGTAATTGAGATTGTTAAGCGTTCTAGGCAAAACCTCCGCTGCaaggataaataaaaaaggagataAAGGATCTCCTTGTTTTGATCcttgagagaaagagaaaaaattatatcTACAACCATTGATAATCACAGAATACCAATTCTCAGAAATAAAATTAagcaccaaatcagtccactttTTAGAGAAACCAAATTTAGCCAAAACATCTATAACAAATTTTCAAGACATTCTATCATACGCTTTTGTCATGTCAAGACTCCTTTATTGGTCTTAGaaatattatggatatttttttgagCCAAAAGAACATTTTCAGTGATAAGTCTTTCCTTTACAAAACCGCTTTGGTTAGAGAAAATAAACTTTTTTAACAGGGGGTTTAATCTTaaagaaagaattttgaaaataattttattagtaAAGTTGGAAAGACTTATAGGTCTAAAATCACCAAAATTTGTAGGATTATCTTTTTTTTGGAATTAAAACTAAACAAGTATGTGAGAAGTACCTGGTTAGCTTCTTTCCGCTGAAGAAATCCTGAACATAAGCTGGATGTCCTGCTTTATAATGTCCCAACAACTTCGAAAAAAGATTCCATTGTATCCATCTGGTCCTACAGCACTAGAATCGTTGAGGCTAAAGACAGCTTCTCTAATTTCCTCTTCTTCTAGTATAGTGCACAACCTGTCACTTTCTTCCAATGAGATTAAGTTAGGAATACAATTTAACAAATTAGAGTTGTGAGTAGGATATGGGAGGTTGAACAGTTGGTGGAAGTGTTTAATAGCAGCTCTGGAAATTTTGTCATCTCCATTGGATATTTGCCTCTATTGTTCTTGATTCTAGATATTAAAATCACCACCAATATACCATGGATCGTCTACCTTATAATTGTCATCTTCCAAACTTTTTCGAAGGTCCTTTCTTGCTGCAGCCGTACAGTTAGCATAAATGGCAGAGATAAAAATGTCCAAATGACCATTGACATTCTTTATTTTGATGGTGATATGTTGATCATCGTATGAGATGAGATCAGTGTGGTGGCAGTTACTCTAGAAACACCAAATTTGCCCATTGGAGTTGGAAAGACAATTTTGGTATCCTAAGAATTTCCTGTAGCCTTCAATTTTTTGCTTATCAACAAAGGGCTCAAAAATAGCTACAAATTGAGTTTTGTTGATATTTATCAATTTCTTGAGCCTGTGTATGGCCTTATTTGACCTGACACCCCTAATATTCTAGAATATAGCactaatcataaaataatacTAGGGGTGCTGTTTTCTTTTTGCCTTCTCTTTTGAGATATCTGATTTTTGTCTCTcagtttttttcactttttctagTCATGCTTCGTCCTCTTTTTTCTATTGTTGGCTCATCAGTATTGGATTTTCCATAATGATCATTGTTGATGCTAGTATCTTGCTCTTGATGCTTATTCTCTGTTTCTATGGATTGATTCTTTTCCTCTTAGTGATTGATGTGCTTCTCTGTTCCTGCATCCTGCAAGTGTGTGGCTTCTACAGTTTTGTCTATATGCTCTGTTAGTCCCAAATCGACCACGAGGTTTAGGCCAGGAATTGTTCTTATCTCTCTggaaatactatctgaactagaAAAGCTATCTGGTGACATACTTTTCTtggttcgagattgatcttccttACTACTCCGTTCTTCTGTGGTCGAACAATTATCCATATTTTGATCTTCTTGTAGCCTGGGCAGATTCTTATCAATTTCTTTTGCTCGCAGCTCTTCATTCTTAATATCATTGActttgattttgggatttattttttccttgtgttGCACGTCTTGGTTCTCTTTTTGTTGAACCTGCTCCGCTTGAAGGTTATTCCCTGCCTTTGTGTTATTTTGCTTCTCTTGTAACGAATCCAAGGTGTCGTTTTTAGTTTTCCATAGAGAGGTAGGTTTGAAGGTAACTTTGCTCTTCTTTTTTGGCATCTTTTTGGCTTTTCTCTTTTTTGGTTTTTCCATTAGCAACCTTGAGAGCTTTTGAAGTAGAGGCAATCTGTCTATTATCATTGTTGTTGAACACTTGTTCATTTTGATCATTCTTTTTCTTACTATTATCATTGTCTGCCTCTTTGTCTTGGCTCACTAGCTCAGCAGTTCTCTCCATtgtttcttcttcctcttttttcttttttttcttccttttccttggCCAAATTTTTTCCAGAATTTTGCAATTAGTCATGGTGTGACCAATCTTCTTGCCATGTTTGCAATACTTAGGTATAGCTTCATATTCCAATTTCTGAGTAAACCCTCTCAAGGGTGAATCTTCATCTTCTAATCCCACCCAAACACTATCCGGATGTGATTTTAGAAGATCTAATTCCACCCTAACCTTGGCCATACTTGGCCTAGTTTTACTGATTGTAGCAGCATCCATAACAAGTGGAGTTCCAATCGAGCTCACTATTTGCCTAATATAATGCCACGAGTGCATATGAAAAGGCAGTCCCGAGAGCATAACTCAAATCGGAGAGATTGGTATATCTTCCTCCGGCTTGAAATCCGGAATCCACTTTTGTAGCCACATCTGTTATCCATCAAGCTTAATGACTCGTTTGAACCAAACCGTTTTGAAATCTTCATCGTTTGTGAAATCCAGAAATACATTATAGTTATCATATACTCCAATCTTGCACGAACATTTGATAGTAACAGATTCCTTGAATTTAGACCTAATACTATCAATTTGGGGTCTCAGTTTTAGAAATCTCCCTACGATATTGTACTTACATTCTTCTGCCATTATCCCATAGTAGTCTTTAGATTTGAAGATGACCGCCGGCATCCCGTTGTGCTTGGAATGCCTTGCCACCCAGTACAACAAAACATATATATTGCTATAAAATTCATTGtagctaaatataaaatttttggtgGCTAAACACTTTAGCTACAATAGTTATTTTCGTAGCTTTCGTAACAAGATGTAGCATAACCTAAGAATTTATACTTATTGctataagaaaaattatgttgTAGCTATGATGATAAAAAAATTCTGTCATAAAAATTATACTTGTTGCAGTGTTTTTTGTTCTTTTGCCACGACAAGTAAAATTTGTAGCTATCTTCATATTATAGTCATGGGATGTTAAATTGTAGCAAAAAAATGAAGTTATTGGCCatgcaaatttaaattttatagttATTTCTATGATTTAGTTTGGTGGCAATAGTACTCATATTTAGTCACGAATTAAAAAGATTATAGTTATGAATTAAAATACCTgctacaaatatttttatattatagctAAGAATCTATACCTATAGTCATAAAATACAAAACACTATagctgaaaaaaaattatatttgctACGAAAAGCTAAATTTTTTAGCCATGTTCTTGATATGTGGCCGCTGTAAGGAGTAATGTCTAGCtatgaatttaaaatatcatagctaaaattacatacttttttgtCACTGGATATATATTgtagcaagaaaaaaaatttcatctgCTACgaaaaagtattattattttcatgataacTATGTATATTTTcctacaaattttaaaatttatagctAGTAATTTATAAATGTAGTTGAGAAAtgacataaattttataaaaaaaaattatagtagaATATTCTAAATTATACAATGATGCACTATATTAGAGAAAAGAATTAACAAAGGTTCAACAAAATCATTTCAAACAATAAAACATCATTTAACTCAAAATTATTATGCTTTTACAAAAGAAAATAGTTGTTCAAGCCCTTGTTAATCTTGATTATTTCATCACTCCTTCACAAGCTGCAATAACAATTAAACAATCaaataagaaaatgataaaatatagtAGTTGCttaaatgttaaatttaattattaatatgaatattttctttaagaaaaatatgtatttaCTAGATAagtgatataaaataatataaataagtacTTACAGTTAGATTTGCATCATATGACTGTCGACCTTGAGTTGCAATCATTTCTACCCATATCTGATTGTAAACAAGTATTGATAAAGTGCAAAAATATAACTCCTTCATTAGTACAAATATGTTGTAAACACTAAATAGCTACTTTTGTAAGAATTATAAGAAAAAAGTGCATATAGTTCAAGAACAGTAAATGAATAGATATAAGCCAATTAATGAATTTCTAGTTCAATAGTAAGCCAATTGTATTGCTCCCAAGAGTGACTTCCTACTTTACTTCTTTCGTATTTCCTCTTTCACCCGCAATCGTACCCATAACttgaccaaaataaaaaataaattgttgataaatgtatatatttaccttttcaaaaaaaaaaaaaaaaacttacacatgaaggaaaaataacataaacatacacctaaCTTgacatatttacacaaatcttcacccttacaaagtaattataaaaaaatcaacaaattatgTATGTTCGCTGGATGTATCGGAAGCTATTTATGTATCTTGATAGACTCAAAACCGAAAAAATGTAACatgagctaattatgtatcttgacagaccAAAAAAAAATGTACccaaagctaattatgtatctttacaaaagaaaaatgtatcttcattgggtgtatcggaagctaattatgtttCTCGACAGATGCAAAATATAAAGTAAACTatttatcatttaaaatattattaagtgataaaattttaaaaagacacacattatgtatatatttattagcTTCGTGCAAAAATATCAAGTGTGCATGAATTTATTCTTACAATTCATGTGTTGAATACATGAGAATTCAACTTATTCATGATCTAATTCAACATAAAGGCTATTTTAATCAAAACAACTAGGTGCTAGATAGAATCATTTACAAGCAGCTTAGGATTACTGTCTGATATAGttacctaacaaaccacattcaaaacaacaaaatctcattcaaagtccctagacttaaccattttcaagcgactaagtcaccttacaaatcacattcaaaacaacaacatcccattcaaagtccctagacttaaccatttcaagcgactaagtcacctaacaaaccatactcaaaacaacaaaatctcattcaaagtccctagacttaaccattttcaagcgactaagtcacctaaccaaccacattcaaaataacaaagtctcattcaaagtccctagacttaaccattttcaagcgactaagtcacctaacaaaccacattcaaaataataaaatcccgttcaaagttcctagacttaaccattttcaagcgactaagtcacctaacaaaccacattcaaaacaacaaaatctcattcaaagtccctagacttaa
Proteins encoded:
- the LOC124889759 gene encoding uncharacterized protein MAL13P1.304-like codes for the protein MDAATISKTRPSMAKVRVELDLLKSHPDSVWVGLEDEDSPLRGFTQKLEYEAIPKYCKHGKKIGHTMTNCKILEKIWPRKRKKKKKKEEEETMERTAELVSQDKEADNDNSKKKNDQNEQVFNNNDNRQIASTSKALKVANGKTKKEKSQKDAKKEEQKKQNNTKAGNNLQAEQVQQKENQDVQHKEKINPKIKVNDIKNEELRAKEIDKNLPRLQEDQNMDNCSTTEERSSKEDQSRTKKSMSPDSFSSSDSISREIRTIPGLNLVVDLGLTEHIDKTVEATHLQDAGTEKHINH